DNA sequence from the Salvelinus sp. IW2-2015 linkage group LG37, ASM291031v2, whole genome shotgun sequence genome:
ACTCTCttcacacattctctctccacacactcacacacaaactgcTGTAGTCAAAAGAGTGTATAAAGTTCAGGTAAAAAGAACAAACTGTTTGGCTCAAACCAAGTAGGTCATATCTGCCTTCCGGAGTGGATTATTGACAACCTTGTCGGTGCTTTAAAAGCATGAATCAATCTCTGAAATGGACACGTGCTATTAAAAGACTCAATTCATTAATCCATAACCCTAGCTATCTCGCATTAGCAAGTGTTGATATTGTGGAAAGAGTGTTATTTACCAATAAATATACACAACAGCAGAGTTTCAATGAACTGCAAATTCAATTCTAAGCAGGAGTGAGACATAGGGGTTGCTTCAGATGAAACACAGACACGTGGCCGGCTGCCTAGGTGCCTCTCAAGTTACAAAAACAGTTAAAAACAAtgaatatttttttgttcagaaaTGCTTGGCTCAAGTAATGCTTAGTTGTAAAGATGTTAACAGAGTTACACAGTGCTAGCTACTAAACTAGGCCGATGACTGCCACATGGTGGTTACATTTACAGTTATCTCCAAGGCAAAATGCGTATCTTGTCCGGGGTAAGTTAGCATCTCTGTGATTCAAGTGTGAATTAGTGTACagtatttgaaatatatatatatctctgtcaatgaaaatatttttgttatcTGAAGTACTCCTTACAAAGCTTCCTTGATGAGTGCAGAGCCTCTTGAAAGCCagtgtaaaaagagagagaaggtataTTTATTACTCATTTATtgacttcaagtgtgtgtgtgtgtgtgtgtctgtttcttcaCCTCATCGATCTGTTGCGGTGTGGAGAGGGAGAAGGCCGCTCTGACATAAGGACAAGGGTCTAAGCTGTTGATCATGAATACACCTCTAGGGACAAGCAGCACCTAGGACAACAGACAATATTCAACAAACCAGGACCTACATACCAAATCTCATGACAGAGCCAAaactgtggtggtggtgtggtgtggttataAACTTATGTCATAGCCCGGTGACTCCATTTGctctctctcacgcacgcacgcacgcgcacacgcacacacacaaacacacaaacactcttaTCTTGAAGCTCAGAATTATGTGTCATAAAACTGCTGCTTAGAGATTCTGTGTGCTGATATTAGAGTTGCTCTTTGTTTCTTCCTCTTCCAGTCCCACTCTGCACATAACAAGCCTAATAATCTACTGCAAAAGGCTTCAATTGTTTAGTGCTGTGAGGGAAAATCCCCCATGTTAGattataaaataaaatctgaaagTGTTCCCTGCTATTTTCACATAGAAACAGACCAATCAGCGTGGATTTGGAGTGTTCTCGTGTGGGAGGGGAAATGGTGGGTTTTTAAATCCGTTTGCCTTGGTGAATACTGGCTGTTTTCCATCCTATCCCACATCCTATTCCTGACAACACTAGCCCCGCCCTGCAAACCTCCTGCTGCTGATCATGATGCATGAGTAGGACTAGAAACCTAGACAACCAAATAACACAAGACACACAGTAGGGTTACCTGTAGTCAACCTGTCCTTAATATCCCAAATATAGATAATGTTAATGACAGGAACCTCTCAAAGATGCATGACTTCAGTATAAGTGGACTATTTTAGAACCCCAAACATAATCTCATTCAGTCAAACAGGCTGTATTAGTTTAGTCAGTGTATGTGTCAGCTGTGGTGAGCCTGAGgtaaggtgtgtgtgcgtgtttgtttgtgtgtgtgtgtgtgtgtaccttctcCTCCAGAGCTTTCTCCATGATCAGCTGCTGGGTGTCTGCGATGTCCTTCAGCTTGATCCACAGGAACATGCCTGCAGCTGGATCACGCCACTCTGTCAcatctacacatacacacacacacacacacacacacacacacacacacacacacacacacacacacacacacacacacacacaccacaccacacacacacacacacacacacacacacacacaggaaagagaAACAGAATGGTTGGGTCTGGGTATTGTTTGGTGCAGGGATTGTTACTTGTATTATGCCTTTAGCAAAATGCTAATTCCTCTATAGACTTTTTTTGTTATAACCTTTTAACAAGCTCCCAGCACTGTGTTATGTGATGGCCTTATAATAATGTTAGGCTTTGATGGGTTTGGACTTCTGAACTTTAAATGTTATTAATCATTAGTTGTAATAGAGACCTGAGGGGTGCCATAGCCGAGGGGCTACACCAGAGGTGAAGGGTTATCTGTAGGGGGAAGGTCCTGAGAGTAGGAAAAGCGATCACGTGGCAGACATTGAttaggggagagagccatggattaatGATGAAGGGGGTCGAGTtcaggtcaggtcacgttaaaGGAGAAAGAAAATTTTATGGCCCATATCACttagtttcctgcctagcaatacaGATACAACGTTTAGCAATGTTGGGTTCTGAGaaaatgaaatatacttattcatgtcacttagGGAGaaagggtaatgtataacgtttacattacgTCGGGATATGTTGTTGTTAGCCGTCAGGGATCCTATAggagggatcctctgggaggagaagagacacagcctggtaccagtcaccatgacagccgtgagttggggaggagtgagcactttggggcagaggtcaagtcagatgaagtgaggaagaacagatatcactaaggttctgtctagcaacagagaggTATTgtctgttcagatgtgtaggaggagactcagcataggagaaagggttaaatatcaatGCTTGTGTGAATTttctgcaacaacagggtgatcaaattaagaccctacatctgtaggtGTGTTGTTTATTCAGGTGACATTGGTACGACCTTTGACCTACCCATCTATGTTGTTGAGGACACCTTCCTGACCTCAGCCATGCAGCAGTTGGGACACAATGAgctggagagggggagatggagagagatggagagagggagagggagtgatggagggagagaaagggagagggagagatggagggagagaaagggagagatggagagaaagggagagagagatagagcgaaagggagagagagaaagggagagatcgagagaggagACTGAGAACCAGGCCAGGGTGTAGTAGTCAAAGGTAGAAGTCACCACAATCTCGACACCGATAACCAAATCTCGTTGGCGCACGCTGGCCAGCTACATTTTAATGTTTTGGTAGTCATGCGAGACTTCTCACCAGCCCCCACTGAGCAATAATGTAAGGTACTACCAACCTTTGAGAACTTGACCATGGAAAAGGAATATACAGTATAGCTATGTCAtgactgtattttttttgtattttcttctctCACATTGTAAACAAATGGAATGAACTCTTTCTATATTCCATATTGTCTATAACATTCCATACTTCTGTATCATCTACATTTACTGAGGAAAAACTGAAGTGACGATCAGACCAACCGATGTAATTCCATCTATTCTAGGGCGCTAGACAGTGTGCTTGTTCTTTAATCACACATCCTCATTTATCTATTCCCTAACTTCCTCCTGCgtgtgacagaataacccacagGTGTCACGATGACATGACGTTGGTCTACAAAGAGCAGGCAGTGACTGAGTGGGACTGGCTCTTCCAGCCAGCTCATGAAAGATGAATTAGCATTGTGTTAATCTCGGTGATGACAGTCATTAAACTACCAACACTTTCTGTCTACTCTCATCTACAGGGAAACACGGGGGTGTCCCcctattggcaccctattccctacatagtgcactacttttgaccaccctggtcaaaagtagtacactatatagggagtagggtgccatttgggaggtaaTTAGACAATTATGTCACTAATCTATACTGAGAATGTTACAGTACATTCACACAATTAAATAGAACACtttttaaatctctctctctcgatgatTGCATTTGTCTCATTATAAAACCCAGCCCAACTGTCTCTTCTGGGAAAAGCACTTTAAAAGGTTTTTTAATCATGGTgctattcactaggaaccaaaggGAAGCAAACAGACCAAAATGGTGAGGGACTACCTAAACTTGTCCAACTTGTTCTCGTTTTCTTTTGCGAAACATGTTGcgacggtgtgcactaatgaatatcaCCCAGGAGCTTTACAGTTTTGCTCTTATTACAATCACAGGAAAGAAGCCTCTTATGGGATTTAAAAAGTGACTAGAGACTAGACACAAAGTAGAAAATACAATCACATGAAATTAAAGATGGCTGAAGTTTTTATTACTACCTACCATGCATTTTAAAGGGGGGTGGTATGAAAGTTTACTAAGACATGCATGCTACATGTACATAATAGTAGTTACTTGtttatttctacatttattttaaagGGGATGTTGGGGTAGTTTACTACTAGGCCTACTTTTAAAGGGGAAGGTGGGGTAATTTATTATGACATGTATTTTAAAGGGGAGTGTGATGCATTTTAAAGGGGCTGTTGGGGTTAGAAGTAGAGGTTCATTCACCTGTGTGAAGGTGCTGGTGTGCATCGTAGAAGCCTGGATGTGTAGTACCACTCTGTCCACCAGCGGCTTGGGCCCACAAAGCCTATTCTCAgcctacaaacaaacaaacaaacaaacaaacaaacacacacacacacagacagtcacccCCCAAGAGTCCCTGTGGTCCATATTGACTAATAATGAAGGGAATACTCTCTGCATATgcatcctgtgtgtgttgtgtgtccgcgtgtgtgtgtgtcgtggtggtgtgtgtgtgtgtgtgttgtgtgtgtgtgtgtgtgtgtgtgtgtgtgtgtgtgtgtgtgtgtgtgtgtgtgtgtgttgtgtgtgtgtgtgtgtgtgtgtgtaattaaatTGTCCAACATGAACTGGAATATCAAGGTGCCACTAACCAGCTGTTTACACACATTCTGActtaatctctctgtaaacaagtTCAGATGTGTAAATAGACAACCACGTTGCCAACGTGTCTCATTGAACACTCTGtactcagagggagagagactactACAACATTACACTGATATAACTAGTAATAGTGTAATaactgaaacaaaaaaaaaagtatttgtatGTCTTTGTATGTTTATTGGATAGAGGTGAAAGGTAGGAGAGAGAGTGCTGAAAGAGCAGTGGGCCGGATTCGAATCCATTCTGGCAGTGGTACAACCGACCTCTGCTCCAGAGGCAGCAGCATAGACCGCTAGACCACCCCAGACTACTGAACAGGTCTCTCTTGCCAAATAGATTATTATCTCAATGAGATTAACCtgcattaataaaggttaaattaaaacagTTTACTTCCTACTTCCTCCCTGACCGCTAACCCCACATGGTTGCTTTGGCGATCTGACAGTGTGCCTCACCATGATGACAGGATCTTTGAGAAGGAGTCTGTCCTGATGATCCGCCCGTCAACGTCCATGGAGAGACACGTGGGAGCTCAGggcgagcgacagacagacagacagacagacagacagacagacagacagacagacagacagacagacagacagacagacagacagacagacagaNgacagacagacagacagacagacagacagacagacagacagacagacagacagacagacagacagacagacagacagacagacagagagcgagaaacagaAACACATGAGCAGCCCGTTTATGATATACAGTAGGGGTGATGCCAGTGCTGTGTCCCAATAAAACACACAAAGTCAAAATACATGAAACAATGACACCATTTTTACCTTTTCACTGTAGGAAGTAATAGGGGTCATCCTCGATAATAAGGAGGTCATTCTGTCTGACAAGCTGTCAAAACGAGAACAAAAGCTGATTAGTTCTGGTGAAGTAGACCTTTAGGGAAATCAATTTTCCACTCAGGTCAGAAAAGAACAAGCACAATCATTTCGCTGCCATTTGCATAAGTAATTGTTTTAGGGTCAGTCGTTTTTACTGGCcctgtgacctgaccaggaccgTGTCAAACTCCAGGTCCTAGTCATAGGCTGGTCAACATGAATCAGACTGTTAGGGAAATCATTAATGAGAACTAGAACAATGGATTCAGATTGGTTCCCTCTCTTTCCTTGGCTAATGCATAGCCCTgtttaaatatttaataaatcCTTCCTTCCTTGTTTCCTTGAGGTAAGCACTgatctataactgattcaatagGTGAAAGCAAGGTTACCAACCTCTTACTTTCACCAATTCAACCAATTCAAATCTAGGATGACTTCAAGGAAGGAAGGTAgaaaggaaggatgcattttcaAGTATTTGAACAAGGCCTATATTCTCAGAAAAAGAGTGATATCTGGCACCACTTGTCCTCATAGGGGAACCCTCTGAAAAAAAGCTCCAGATAAAACCATTTAAGATCAGATAGAACTCTTTCtggttccaaatagcaccctttaACAGATTCTATTTGAAACCCAGGTTCTATttagaacataaaagggttctcTCTGACCTGAAAAAGGGAGCCTATTTTCAGGGGGTTCTCctaaagggctcccgagtggcgcagcggtctaaggcactgcatctcagtgctagaggcgtcaatacagacaccctggttcgaatccaggctgtatcacaaccggccgtgattgggagtcccatagggcggcgcacaattggcccaacgtcgtccgggtttggccggtgtaggccgtcattgtaaataaaaatttgttcttaactgacttgcttaactaaataaaggttaaatacaggGACAAATGGTGTTACATAGCActctttttttctgagagtgtatgGGTCTGCAGACTGGACTGTACCTTGTAAATCTCCCTCTGGGTGGTCAAGGAGGCCCCAGTGGGGTTTCCTCCATTGGGGATGGTGTAGAGGACCCTGGGTATGGTGCTGTGTGGCTTGTGGACGTCTGCCAGGTCACAGCGGGACAGCACCTCCTTCAGGCCTCCCAGGATCATACCGTGCTGGTcaccggagggagggagggtgaaagagagagagaaagagaagtgctTCTTACTGCAGCGAGAGTTCCAGAGTAGGTAGATGCGAGGAGTAAAACGTCTCCAGGATTGACAAGCATTTCAAAAACCTACCAAAATAAGGAAAAAAATTATCCCGTACCCAGAATCAAAACATTCCCTTCAACATAGACAAAAGTATACTGAACGCAAATATAAaagcagcatgtaaagtgttggtcccatgtttcctgagctgaaataaaagatcccagaaatgttccatacacacaaaaagcttatttcgttcaaattatgtgcacaaattgatttacatccctgttagtgagcatttctcatttgccaagataatccatccatctgacaggtgtggcatatcaagaagctgattaaacagcatgatcattaaacaggtgcaccttgtgctggggacaagaatATAGGAGAATGACATCATCCcatatgaggaaatagcaagcattttttgaACAGTCTGAagtgttttttctccaatttatgctttagCCACAAATGCGAGTATAagacgagtcaacaacattacttgggtatgagttaacagaatatacACTTTCAAAAGtcagattttcactggacagttactttaacctTTCCATTCATAGGGGAGAATCCTAAGTTTAGTTGAATTTTAATTTAAGTCAATGAGAGGCGAAGTAAAAGATGTGAAATTGGAGGTTAGGATTCGCCCCATACAGAATAACCTACAGTTCCTCACCCAACCTCACCCAATTCTCTTATctttttttaaaacaagaaatTGGCCTAATCATTAATAATTACATTTGAATAGCAGCCATGGTATGTATTAATAACATATTCAGTATTTGATGTGTGTATTGGATACTGTGGTGCGTAATgggatgccatttgagacgcagccttGGCTTTATTGTCCCGGCATCTCTTATCAGCTGTGATTGAACCAatgcagaccacacacacacacacacacacacacacacacacacacacacacacacacacacacacacacacacacaccacacacacacacacacacacacacacacacaggttgagaGAGCTATAGACCAATATGAGACACTATTTACACAGATAGTTGTAAAGCTAGATAAGGAGCCATTAGAGAGATAACCTCCCTTCTAACACTGCCATTGACTCGTATAGGTGTCATGTTGTCCTAACCTTTTCAATGTTGAACAGCACTGTGACAGGTCAAAAGTTTAAACAGGCCAATGATTTTACATTGTAAACTTAGCCAATTCCTGACCATATGAATTGTGTGTTAGAGCtagccatgtactgtatattactctGTTTGTGTCAAGGGGAGATTTTGGAAGCTATGTTCTTGTTGACTCTCCTATATTTTAGCAATACGAGGGTAGCCCTGACCAGGACACGAACCAGTAACTGTCAACCCAACACCTTAGCCGTTACGCCAAGAGATCCGAACCTCTTGACGAGGtcactaggtgttgggttaaggtcgttACAATATCATGCTCTGAAGAAGCTTCCAGGAACTTTTAGAAGACTAGCCCTTTCGTGGGCTAAAATACTtaaggggggtgtggtatatggccaatataccacggctaagggctgttcttaggtatAAACCcccgagatgccttattgctattataaactggtcacCGTAATCAGagcatcaaaaataaatgtttcgtcatacccgtggtatatggtctaatataccacggctttcagccaatcagcattcaaggctcgaaccacccagtttataaatcataataaacaatatcctggtcaaaagtagtgcagcatATAGGGAATTAGGTGTTATTTCACATTTCAGTGTTTCCCACCCGCTGGAGGCAGAGTACTGTAGAGCCCTCTTCATCATGGTCTCGTCGAAAGTGATCGTGTCCCCATTCTGTCCCCATTCTTCACCtggatggagcaggactggaAGGGGAAGGTGTTGGGAGCCCCTCCGGCCAGGGAGATCATGGAGGGAGAGACCTCTGCTGGAGCTCAGCTTAGGGGTGGAAGAGGGAAAGACAGGTTGGTTTCTCAAGTCTCATATAATGAAATTGTATTGTGGCTTACACTGAACCAAATTATTTTACCCCAACACTTTAGGAActgaataaaattaaataaattgaaCTATGGATCAAACCTGAAAACTGACAAAGAACCATGACTTACTCAACATTCGGATGAAGGAGGGCTTCCGAGCTGCACTTACAGCTGTCAAAAACCGAGCGTAGTTCATGGCTCCTGTAAAATCAACACAGGTAGGTTTCTAACAATTGACACTGACAGAGCAGGCTTTCCTGTGGTATGTCAACACTCCTGAGGAATAGAGATATACAATGTGACAGTGTACGATTGATAACAGCAACACATGACATCATGCTGCATGATGACACATTTTACATCATTtagatttgagtcatttagcagacgctcttatctagagcgacttacagttagtgcattcatcttaagatagctagctgggacaaccacatatcacaggcaaaGAAAGTACATTTTCCTCATTAACGTAGCTGGGAGGGGGGGCGGGCATGTCGACGTGAGGAGGATAACTAtctaagatactgtttgaagaggtagggacATATGGACAGATAGGGTATTTACATTCTGTCTACTAATGTTGATTGTTGGGTCAAGTTACAACAAGACATGTAAATACTGTTCACCCATCCCATGTGAATCATCTTCAGAAAAACTTGATCATGGTATAATGATGAGATGTATTATACTATGTTTAGTTTGAGTGTGATATCCTTGGCACGTTGATAAAGTACCTTCTATGTTACTGGCAAGACAAGTACAGTAGTAGGTTGCGAACTAAACTCCTAAATAGTAAGGTTACTATGTTGTCCTGCTCCTGCATACAGCAACACTGGAGTGGATTATCTCTCAATAAAGGCAGCGCGAATAGAGCTCAATAGTAATGGAGTCTTTTGTATGCACTAACTCTGCCATGGTTTGTTGGGCAAAGCCTATGGGAAATTGAATGGCGTTTTTGTAGGGGTTTTCGATAAACGCCAGAAATAA
Encoded proteins:
- the LOC111960218 gene encoding kynurenine/alpha-aminoadipate aminotransferase, mitochondrial-like isoform X1, with the protein product MVLTPPQLTAVMVTGTRLCLFSSQRIPPIGSLTANNNISRHVTEWRDPAAGMFLWIKLKDIADTQQLIMEKALEEKVLLVPRGVFMINSLDPCPYVRAAFSLSTPQQIDEVKKQTHTHTHT
- the LOC111960218 gene encoding kynurenine/alpha-aminoadipate aminotransferase, mitochondrial-like isoform X2, encoding MGTEWGHDHFRRDHDEEGSTVLCLQRHGMILGGLKEVLSRCDLADVHKPHSTIPRVLYTIPNGGNPTGASLTTQREIYKLVRQNDLLIIEDDPYYFLQ